In Aerococcus loyolae, a genomic segment contains:
- a CDS encoding hydroxymethylglutaryl-CoA reductase, degradative, with amino-acid sequence MTQVNLQGFYRLPLEERLARLNELHYISDAEKDYLKNNQGLALDLADNMVENLIGTYSLPLGLAMNFVINQKDYLVPMAIEEPSVIAAASYAAKMAKAGGGFHSEVLDRQMTGQMVFLGLDQASQAEIWTRYIKDHQEELIQLANQAHPSLSRRGGGVRQLETAYYPSESEPFFVVYMTVDTQEAMGANMMNTMLEALASHIEDLSHEVESLPGLEKLMAILSNLATQCLAKATCQIPIEALAKPGQNPKEVAMRISQASQLAQVDPYRATTHNKGIMNGVDALVIASGNDWRAVEAACHAYASQSGQYCGLAKWNYLEDQGLLVGEITLPLALGSVGGSIKIHPAAKLVHHLLDHPSASELMKIVAALGLAQNLAALRALVIEGIQVGHMSLQARSLAIAIGAQGDEVDQVSQALQKAKHMDRQSAKAILDELRQSL; translated from the coding sequence ATGACTCAAGTGAATTTACAGGGCTTCTACCGCCTCCCCTTAGAGGAACGCCTGGCCCGCTTAAATGAGCTCCACTATATTAGTGATGCAGAAAAAGATTATCTCAAAAATAACCAGGGCCTAGCCTTAGACCTGGCTGATAACATGGTTGAAAATCTCATTGGAACCTATTCCCTGCCTCTAGGACTGGCTATGAACTTTGTCATCAATCAAAAAGACTACTTGGTCCCCATGGCGATCGAAGAACCGAGTGTCATTGCAGCAGCCAGTTACGCCGCTAAAATGGCTAAGGCAGGTGGTGGCTTTCATAGTGAGGTCCTGGACCGGCAAATGACGGGGCAAATGGTCTTCTTAGGCTTAGACCAAGCCAGCCAAGCCGAAATTTGGACTAGATACATTAAAGACCACCAAGAAGAACTCATTCAGCTAGCCAACCAGGCCCACCCCAGCCTCAGCCGACGGGGCGGTGGGGTACGCCAGTTAGAAACGGCCTACTATCCCAGTGAAAGCGAACCCTTTTTTGTGGTCTATATGACCGTAGATACTCAGGAAGCCATGGGGGCCAATATGATGAACACCATGCTGGAAGCTCTAGCCAGCCATATCGAAGACCTTAGTCACGAGGTGGAATCGCTTCCTGGTCTTGAAAAATTAATGGCGATTCTCTCCAATTTAGCAACTCAATGTCTGGCTAAGGCGACTTGCCAAATCCCTATTGAGGCTCTGGCTAAGCCTGGTCAAAATCCTAAGGAAGTGGCTATGCGGATTAGTCAAGCCAGCCAGCTGGCCCAAGTCGATCCTTACCGTGCCACAACCCACAATAAGGGTATTATGAATGGCGTTGATGCCTTAGTGATCGCTAGCGGTAACGACTGGCGGGCAGTGGAGGCAGCTTGCCATGCCTATGCCAGCCAATCCGGACAATACTGTGGCCTGGCCAAGTGGAACTATCTTGAAGACCAAGGCCTATTAGTTGGAGAGATCACCCTACCTCTTGCCTTAGGGAGTGTTGGTGGATCAATCAAAATTCACCCCGCCGCTAAACTCGTCCATCACTTACTCGACCACCCCAGTGCTAGCGAATTAATGAAGATTGTCGCTGCCCTCGGCCTAGCTCAAAACCTAGCCGCACTGAGGGCCCTAGTTATTGAAGGCATTCAAGTGGGGCACATGTCACTTCAAGCCCGGTCCTTGGCCATCGCTATAGGTGCCCAGGGCGATGAAGTGGACCAAGTCAGTCAAGCCTTACAAAAGGCCAAGCATATGGACCGACAAAGCGCCAAGGCGATCTTAGATGAGCTTCGTCAATCACTTTAA
- the opp3C gene encoding oligopeptide ABC transporter permease, giving the protein MAENTKAYPKMSKESFRPVNHEDYLSAETISAPSLSFIQDAWRRLKKNKAAVVSLVILIIVAIIALLAPVLAPYDYAAQNAQFANLPPKIPGLEALSWFDGKTKVAGAAVDAYAKAGVPEGQYFYLGTDALGRDLLSRILYGTRVSLFIGVVAALLNLLIGVPYGIVSGWMGGKVDNLMQRILEVMSGVPNLVVVILLLLVLRPGISSIIISLALTEWITMARLVRAETLKIKTSEYVLAARSLGESPFKIALKHILPNIAGVVIIQTIFSIPSAIFFEAFLSFIGLGIPAPQASLGTLINDGYKTFRFLPHLMWYPAGVLCIVMISFNMLANGLRDALDPKTTD; this is encoded by the coding sequence ATGGCTGAAAATACCAAAGCTTACCCTAAAATGAGTAAAGAAAGCTTCCGCCCAGTTAACCATGAGGATTATTTATCCGCTGAAACCATCTCAGCACCATCCTTGAGTTTTATTCAAGATGCTTGGCGGCGCTTAAAGAAGAATAAAGCAGCTGTTGTTTCTTTAGTTATCCTAATTATTGTGGCTATCATTGCTTTATTAGCTCCGGTTTTAGCTCCTTATGACTATGCTGCCCAAAATGCCCAATTTGCCAACCTACCTCCTAAGATTCCTGGATTGGAAGCCTTGTCCTGGTTCGATGGTAAAACAAAAGTGGCTGGCGCAGCGGTTGATGCTTATGCTAAGGCTGGGGTTCCTGAGGGCCAATACTTCTACCTAGGAACAGACGCTTTAGGGCGTGACTTGTTATCGCGGATTCTCTACGGTACTCGCGTTTCCCTCTTTATTGGGGTGGTTGCCGCACTCTTGAACCTCTTAATTGGGGTGCCTTACGGAATTGTTTCCGGATGGATGGGCGGCAAGGTCGACAACTTGATGCAACGTATCCTTGAAGTGATGTCTGGGGTGCCTAACTTAGTGGTAGTTATCCTTTTATTACTGGTCTTACGTCCAGGGATTTCATCCATTATTATTTCCCTAGCCTTGACCGAGTGGATTACCATGGCGCGTTTAGTTCGGGCAGAAACCCTGAAGATTAAAACCAGTGAATATGTTTTAGCGGCACGGAGTCTAGGAGAATCTCCTTTCAAAATTGCCCTCAAGCATATTCTGCCTAATATTGCTGGTGTGGTTATTATTCAAACCATCTTCTCCATTCCTTCAGCCATCTTCTTTGAAGCTTTCTTGAGCTTTATTGGTTTAGGAATTCCAGCCCCTCAAGCATCCTTAGGGACACTGATTAACGATGGTTATAAGACCTTCCGCTTCCTACCTCACTTGATGTGGTATCCAGCGGGTGTCCTCTGTATCGTTATGATTTCATTTAATATGCTAGCAAACGGATTAAGAGATGCACTTGATCCAAAAACAACGGATTAG
- a CDS encoding DUF3899 domain-containing protein — MKKNKGLLLVSILTVLPLLQLLVESSYPWARRLSDGYFILSACFLIPSLAGWILKAGTFDTFQSMWKKYGPRLWKAAPNPSPVSTEDSDKEDYLSTHIGPWYRKGLAIGSFFLVLSLVFLLLYYLF; from the coding sequence ATGAAAAAAAATAAAGGCCTTCTTTTGGTCAGTATATTAACTGTCCTGCCACTCCTTCAATTGCTGGTTGAGTCTAGCTATCCCTGGGCCAGACGCTTAAGTGACGGTTACTTTATACTTTCCGCTTGTTTTTTGATTCCCTCCCTTGCTGGTTGGATATTAAAAGCCGGTACCTTTGATACGTTTCAATCCATGTGGAAGAAATATGGGCCGAGGCTGTGGAAAGCAGCTCCCAATCCATCTCCAGTCAGCACAGAAGATTCTGACAAAGAAGATTATCTGTCGACTCACATCGGACCTTGGTACCGCAAAGGTCTAGCCATAGGAAGTTTTTTCCTAGTTTTATCACTTGTATTCCTATTACTATACTACTTATTTTAG
- a CDS encoding hydroxymethylglutaryl-CoA synthase: MKIGIDKYNFYIPKQYIEMRDLAEARQTDPNKYLLGLGQDQQAFAPLSQDTVSMAANAAAGILTDQDKEAIDLVILATESGIDQSKAGAIYIHRLLGINPKARCIEVKEACYGGTFALQTAVNHIAKRPQAKALVLTSDIARYGLNTAGEATQGAGAVALLITADPRILSVNDDASYYTIDVMDFWRPNYSRLAHVDGHYSNDQYLNALDQVWSDHQALSGHQLDDFAAFCFHLPYTKLGLKGLKHLTQKSKDEPLGEWEESFEASRAYNRRVGNIYTGSLYLSLISLLENDASLKAGDLIGLYSYGSGAMAEFFSMNLEANYQDYLEGDKHRQQFADRQRLSIPEYEALFQEDLLSDGSQQSIPAHEDQDDYRLLGLKDHKRIYGK; encoded by the coding sequence ATGAAAATTGGTATTGATAAGTATAATTTCTATATTCCAAAGCAATATATTGAAATGAGGGATTTGGCTGAGGCACGCCAAACGGATCCCAATAAGTATCTGCTGGGGTTAGGGCAAGACCAGCAAGCCTTTGCTCCTTTGTCTCAAGATACTGTTTCTATGGCTGCTAATGCTGCGGCAGGCATTCTGACTGACCAAGACAAGGAGGCTATCGATTTAGTAATTCTAGCCACTGAATCAGGGATTGACCAATCCAAGGCTGGAGCCATCTATATCCACCGCTTATTAGGCATCAATCCCAAAGCCCGTTGTATCGAAGTCAAAGAAGCTTGTTACGGAGGAACCTTTGCCCTACAAACTGCCGTCAACCATATCGCTAAACGCCCCCAAGCCAAGGCTCTGGTTCTCACCAGTGATATTGCCCGCTACGGCTTAAACACTGCAGGGGAAGCCACCCAAGGCGCTGGGGCAGTGGCCTTATTGATTACTGCCGATCCCCGAATCCTTAGTGTCAATGACGATGCTAGTTATTATACTATTGATGTCATGGATTTCTGGCGGCCTAATTACTCGCGTTTGGCTCATGTGGATGGGCATTATTCCAATGATCAATACCTTAATGCCCTAGACCAAGTTTGGTCTGACCACCAGGCACTTTCTGGCCACCAGCTGGATGACTTTGCTGCTTTCTGCTTCCACCTTCCTTACACCAAACTAGGCTTAAAAGGGTTAAAACACCTCACCCAAAAGTCTAAGGATGAACCACTAGGGGAGTGGGAGGAATCCTTTGAAGCCAGTCGGGCTTATAATCGTCGGGTAGGCAATATTTACACAGGGTCCCTGTACCTCAGTTTGATTAGTTTATTGGAAAACGATGCTTCTCTAAAAGCAGGCGACCTCATTGGCCTGTACAGTTATGGATCAGGGGCGATGGCCGAATTCTTCTCCATGAACCTAGAAGCTAATTACCAAGACTATCTAGAAGGGGATAAGCACCGCCAACAATTTGCTGACCGGCAAAGGCTTTCCATTCCTGAATATGAAGCCCTCTTTCAAGAAGACCTCCTTAGTGACGGTAGCCAGCAAAGCATTCCAGCCCACGAGGACCAGGATGACTACCGCTTACTCGGCCTAAAAGACCATAAACGCATTTACGGTAAATAA
- a CDS encoding alpha/beta hydrolase → MLNADYYYLKMKTHYLSLPYSGKKRRVRVLLPKNYQQESVSYPVVYMHDGQNVFYSKESFLGYSWKVIPTLKRNPDLPKMIVVGIDNDPQTRADDYNAWSFENPSDPKERPLGGLGNDFSDFIMKVVKPFIDTTYRTKTDKKHTAMIGSSFGANITAYMGVKYADQIGRLGIFSLAQWIVQEPFDRYLKSQDLDPEQKIYLQVGTKEGDDTDRLFIPGNMAQAYIDASLHYQALLIAGGIPVENIDFNIYVDEEHNEFYWAKHLPDCLRFLSSGW, encoded by the coding sequence ATGTTAAATGCCGATTATTATTATCTAAAAATGAAAACCCACTACTTAAGCTTGCCCTATTCCGGCAAGAAGCGGCGGGTACGGGTCCTACTCCCTAAAAATTACCAGCAGGAATCCGTCTCCTACCCGGTCGTTTATATGCATGACGGACAAAATGTTTTTTATAGTAAGGAGTCTTTCCTCGGTTATTCCTGGAAGGTCATCCCCACCCTCAAGCGTAACCCCGATTTACCCAAGATGATTGTGGTCGGCATTGACAACGACCCTCAAACTCGGGCGGATGATTATAATGCTTGGAGCTTCGAAAACCCTAGCGACCCTAAGGAAAGACCCTTAGGCGGCTTAGGCAATGATTTTAGTGACTTCATCATGAAGGTGGTTAAACCCTTTATCGATACTACCTATCGGACTAAAACCGATAAAAAGCATACGGCCATGATTGGGTCTTCTTTTGGAGCCAATATCACCGCCTATATGGGGGTTAAATATGCCGATCAAATTGGCCGCTTGGGAATTTTTTCCCTAGCCCAGTGGATAGTCCAAGAACCCTTTGACCGCTATCTCAAGTCACAAGACTTAGACCCCGAGCAAAAAATCTACCTCCAAGTCGGCACCAAAGAAGGCGATGATACCGACCGTCTCTTTATCCCAGGCAATATGGCCCAAGCCTATATCGACGCTTCCCTCCACTACCAGGCCTTGCTTATAGCAGGAGGTATCCCGGTAGAAAATATTGACTTCAACATCTATGTGGATGAAGAGCATAATGAATTTTACTGGGCCAAACACCTCCCCGACTGCCTCCGCTTTCTCAGTAGCGGCTGGTGA
- the pyrR gene encoding bifunctional pyr operon transcriptional regulator/uracil phosphoribosyltransferase PyrR, translated as MATEVELLNEAEMKRALTRMSYEILERNHGTANLAIVGIKTRGAIIANRIKDRINQLEEADVFYGELDVRAYRDDLDQEKDKLIKDLSQLDFDVNGKHIFICDDVLMTGRTIRATMDALMDHGRPSKISLVTLIDRGHRELPIRADIVGKNIPTSRQEKIRVKMRELDSKDAVYIIK; from the coding sequence TTGGCAACAGAAGTCGAGCTTCTCAACGAAGCAGAAATGAAGCGCGCCTTAACGCGAATGAGTTATGAGATTTTGGAACGCAACCATGGTACCGCTAATTTAGCCATCGTGGGGATTAAAACCCGGGGAGCCATTATTGCTAACCGGATTAAGGACCGCATCAACCAGTTAGAAGAGGCTGATGTCTTTTATGGGGAATTAGACGTCCGCGCTTATCGTGATGACCTCGACCAGGAAAAGGATAAGCTGATCAAAGACTTATCCCAGCTGGATTTTGATGTGAATGGTAAACATATCTTTATCTGTGATGATGTGCTCATGACCGGTCGGACCATTCGGGCGACCATGGATGCCTTGATGGATCATGGGCGCCCAAGTAAGATCTCTTTAGTGACGCTCATTGACCGGGGCCACCGGGAATTACCGATTCGAGCGGATATTGTTGGTAAAAATATTCCCACTTCCCGGCAAGAGAAAATTCGGGTGAAGATGCGGGAACTCGACAGTAAGGATGCAGTATATATAATTAAATAA
- the opp3b gene encoding oligopeptide ABC transporter permease, with protein sequence MKSYGKFLLRRIFFMVLTLFLIATITFFLMKLLPGTPYTNEDKLSPEQIYIMNERYGLNDPVFVQYIRYILGMLKGDFGVSFQFNNTPVSELLGARIWPSIQLGAQALLVGTVIGTIFGVISAMYRNTWIDSGLTFLSILGQSIPNFVFAVLLQLIFAVKLGWFPIALWDSGLWSSVLPTIALSISPLANSARFVRTEMVDVLNSDYIELARAKGLSQTKVAFKHGVRNALIPLVTILGPLSVALMTGSMVVENIFAIPGIGEQFVKSITTNDYPTIMGVTMFYSTALVVILLIVDILYGIIDPRIRVSTEGGR encoded by the coding sequence ATGAAATCATATGGCAAGTTTCTATTAAGAAGAATATTCTTTATGGTTTTGACCTTATTTCTAATTGCAACGATCACATTTTTCTTAATGAAGCTCTTACCGGGAACGCCTTATACTAATGAAGATAAGCTTTCTCCTGAGCAGATTTATATTATGAATGAACGTTATGGCTTAAACGACCCAGTATTTGTGCAATATATTCGCTATATTTTAGGAATGCTGAAGGGCGACTTTGGGGTATCATTCCAATTCAATAACACCCCAGTGTCTGAATTATTAGGCGCCCGGATCTGGCCTTCCATCCAATTAGGAGCCCAAGCCTTACTGGTAGGGACCGTGATTGGGACTATTTTTGGGGTTATTTCAGCCATGTACCGGAATACTTGGATTGATTCCGGACTAACCTTTCTCTCGATCCTAGGGCAATCGATACCTAACTTTGTTTTCGCCGTCCTCTTACAGCTGATTTTCGCTGTTAAGCTGGGCTGGTTCCCAATTGCTCTTTGGGATAGTGGGCTGTGGTCCTCGGTCTTACCGACCATTGCTCTTTCGATTTCACCCTTGGCCAACTCAGCGCGTTTTGTGCGTACTGAGATGGTGGATGTCTTGAATTCTGACTATATCGAATTAGCCCGGGCCAAGGGACTTAGTCAAACTAAGGTGGCCTTTAAACATGGGGTACGGAATGCCTTGATTCCCCTTGTAACCATCCTTGGGCCTCTGTCTGTGGCCTTGATGACTGGTTCAATGGTAGTGGAGAATATCTTTGCTATCCCAGGGATTGGGGAACAATTTGTTAAATCCATTACCACTAATGATTACCCAACCATTATGGGTGTGACCATGTTCTACTCTACCGCTTTGGTAGTTATCCTATTAATTGTCGACATCTTATACGGAATTATTGACCCACGTATCCGTGTAAGTACTGAAGGAGGGCGTTAA
- a CDS encoding peptide ABC transporter substrate-binding protein, with protein MKLKRSALLLATAASLFLAACSGQESAGNKSGKNSTINYAVNTELSTLDSGTVMDINAANYIGLVQEGLYWENEKNEVQPALAKEMPEKSEDGLTYTVKMRDDAKWSNGDPVTAHDFVYAIRRLADPKAGAAYSYLLENFVNGPEIADGKKAPEEIGVKALDDHTIEINLSKPTPYLEHLLSFVPFFPTNQKFVEEKGDRYGSSAENSIASGPYKMVEWDGSGLEWKLEKNPDYYNKDQVKVDNIDVQVMKEVSTNVNLFDSKKVDNSLLTGETVKQFADHPNAVQQEKARTRYLQLNYENKVLANRNFRQAVDYAIDNDELTQKIIGDGSKGLSTFVPENFVANPETGEDFVSEYGNEKFADKDKAKEHWEKAKSELGQDQVTIRLLADDDEKSKKESQYIQGQIEENMPGVKVEITNVPKKNRMSQVAEGNFDLVITGWGADYADASNFYDLFKSDNFYNQGHYKNPEYDKVVERAGNQDANDPKTRWEDFKEAQKILSDDKAVLVLYQEVETQLRNPNLKGITFRPVNLEYDFRTAYFE; from the coding sequence GTGCAGGAAACAAGAGTGGAAAAAATTCGACCATTAACTATGCTGTTAACACCGAACTATCGACACTCGATTCTGGAACTGTAATGGATATTAACGCGGCAAATTATATTGGCTTAGTCCAGGAAGGCCTCTATTGGGAAAATGAAAAGAATGAAGTACAACCAGCTTTAGCCAAGGAAATGCCAGAAAAATCAGAAGATGGTTTGACTTATACCGTCAAGATGCGTGACGATGCCAAGTGGTCGAACGGGGACCCTGTGACTGCCCATGACTTTGTCTATGCCATCCGTCGCCTGGCTGACCCTAAGGCAGGGGCGGCTTACTCCTATCTCTTAGAGAACTTTGTCAATGGTCCAGAAATTGCTGATGGCAAGAAGGCCCCTGAAGAAATTGGCGTAAAAGCCTTGGATGACCACACCATTGAAATTAACTTGTCCAAACCAACGCCATATTTGGAACATCTCTTATCCTTTGTGCCTTTCTTCCCTACCAACCAAAAATTCGTGGAAGAAAAGGGTGACCGCTATGGTAGCTCAGCTGAAAACTCGATTGCTAGCGGCCCATACAAGATGGTGGAATGGGACGGATCGGGCTTAGAATGGAAACTGGAAAAGAATCCAGACTACTATAACAAGGACCAAGTCAAAGTGGATAATATTGACGTCCAAGTGATGAAAGAAGTCTCAACGAACGTCAACCTCTTTGATTCTAAGAAAGTCGACAATTCCCTGTTAACCGGTGAAACCGTTAAACAATTTGCTGACCATCCGAATGCTGTTCAACAAGAGAAAGCACGGACCCGTTACTTACAACTTAACTATGAGAACAAGGTCTTAGCTAATCGTAACTTCCGTCAAGCTGTTGACTATGCGATCGATAATGATGAATTGACCCAAAAAATTATTGGGGATGGTTCTAAAGGACTTTCAACCTTTGTGCCAGAAAACTTTGTCGCTAACCCTGAAACCGGGGAAGACTTCGTCAGTGAGTACGGTAATGAAAAATTTGCAGATAAAGACAAGGCCAAAGAACATTGGGAAAAGGCCAAGTCTGAACTCGGGCAAGACCAAGTGACTATCCGCTTACTGGCTGATGATGATGAGAAGTCTAAGAAGGAATCTCAATATATCCAAGGGCAAATTGAAGAAAATATGCCAGGAGTTAAGGTAGAAATTACTAACGTTCCTAAGAAGAACCGAATGAGTCAAGTGGCTGAAGGGAATTTTGATCTTGTTATCACCGGTTGGGGAGCTGACTATGCTGATGCAAGCAACTTCTATGACCTTTTCAAATCCGATAATTTCTACAATCAAGGTCACTATAAGAATCCTGAATACGATAAGGTCGTAGAAAGAGCAGGCAACCAAGATGCTAACGACCCTAAAACGCGTTGGGAAGACTTTAAAGAAGCTCAAAAGATTCTCTCTGATGACAAAGCAGTCCTAGTTCTCTATCAAGAAGTAGAAACCCAATTACGTAATCCAAATCTTAAGGGCATTACTTTCCGCCCAGTCAACCTCGAATATGACTTCAGAACTGCTTACTTTGAATAA
- a CDS encoding iron-sulfur cluster biosynthesis family protein — translation MKLFFTQKAIQQLQSLDRFHNICLTTSDETGHTSHRAYRSLVLQTNAPSFEGFDEVLETHIGQIHVTTQALSMLGNDNRIDFDEFRQVFVLLTDDQMVDDNLYCIDH, via the coding sequence ATGAAGTTATTTTTCACCCAGAAAGCCATACAACAGTTACAAAGCTTAGATCGTTTCCATAATATTTGCCTAACAACTTCCGATGAAACCGGTCATACCAGCCACCGAGCCTATCGTAGTCTCGTCTTACAAACCAATGCGCCGAGTTTTGAAGGCTTTGATGAGGTCCTTGAAACGCATATTGGTCAAATCCATGTCACAACACAAGCTCTCAGCATGTTAGGTAATGATAACCGGATCGATTTTGATGAATTCCGGCAAGTTTTTGTCCTCTTAACTGACGATCAAATGGTCGATGATAATCTCTATTGTATCGATCATTAA
- a CDS encoding ABC transporter ATP-binding protein, protein MSENVLEVKDLEIGFDTFAGQVQAIRGVSFELKKGETLAIVGESGSGKSVTVRTVMRLLANNAVVNGGEVNFRNENLLEKTDKEMQAIRGEDIAMIFQDPMTSLNPVMRIGDQVAEPIRLHQNASKEEANKRALELLEQVGIPNAKDRMRDYPHQFSGGQRQRIVIAIALACRPEILIADEPTTALDVTIQAQILELMKELQTTSSTSIIFITHDLGVVANVADRVAVMYAGKIVEYGTVDEIFYNPQHPYTWGLITSMPTLDTEGKLLSIPGTPPDLLDPPKGDAFALRSDYAMAIDYEEQPPMFQVSNTHFAATWLLHPDCPAVTVPEEISSRFETYQQLVAEGLVEENGTSIGVLDQAHKQAAQKEVAHD, encoded by the coding sequence ATGAGTGAAAATGTACTAGAAGTAAAAGATCTAGAAATTGGTTTCGATACCTTTGCTGGTCAAGTCCAAGCCATTCGCGGGGTAAGTTTTGAATTGAAAAAAGGCGAAACCCTAGCTATCGTTGGTGAATCGGGCTCTGGAAAATCCGTGACCGTTCGAACGGTGATGCGTCTCTTAGCCAACAATGCCGTGGTTAATGGTGGTGAGGTCAATTTCAGAAATGAAAATTTACTCGAAAAGACCGATAAAGAAATGCAAGCCATTCGGGGAGAAGACATTGCCATGATCTTCCAAGATCCAATGACTTCTCTGAACCCAGTTATGCGGATTGGGGACCAAGTGGCCGAACCGATCCGCCTCCACCAAAATGCGTCTAAGGAAGAAGCTAACAAGCGGGCTTTGGAACTCTTAGAGCAAGTAGGGATTCCTAATGCCAAGGACCGGATGCGCGATTATCCTCACCAATTCTCTGGTGGTCAACGGCAAAGAATTGTTATTGCTATTGCCCTGGCTTGTCGGCCTGAAATTCTGATTGCTGATGAACCAACTACCGCTCTGGATGTGACTATTCAAGCTCAAATCTTAGAATTGATGAAGGAGCTCCAAACCACTTCAAGCACCTCAATTATCTTTATTACCCACGACTTGGGTGTGGTAGCTAATGTGGCTGACCGGGTAGCGGTGATGTATGCTGGTAAGATTGTGGAATATGGAACGGTTGATGAGATTTTCTATAATCCGCAACATCCTTATACTTGGGGCTTAATTACCTCCATGCCAACCCTGGATACGGAGGGTAAGTTACTATCCATCCCTGGGACCCCACCGGACTTATTAGATCCACCTAAGGGTGATGCCTTTGCCTTGCGGAGTGACTATGCTATGGCTATCGACTATGAAGAACAACCGCCAATGTTCCAAGTCTCTAATACCCACTTTGCGGCTACTTGGTTACTTCATCCCGATTGCCCAGCAGTGACGGTTCCTGAAGAAATCAGTTCTCGCTTTGAAACCTATCAACAATTAGTGGCAGAGGGACTAGTAGAAGAAAATGGTACCAGTATAGGCGTACTTGACCAAGCCCATAAACAAGCCGCACAAAAGGAGGTCGCCCATGACTAA
- a CDS encoding ABC transporter ATP-binding protein, producing MTKQEKPLLEVHHLKQYFNVGQKNEVRGVDDISFDIYEGETFGLVGESGSGKTTTGRAIMRLYQPTDGEILFEGKDIAAIKKRQDELAFRKDIQMIFQDPYASLNPRMKVEDIIAEGLEIHKICNSEAEAKERVKQLLEVVGLKADHASRYPHEFSGGQRQRIGIARALAVNPKMIIADEPISALDVSIQAQVVNLMQRLQKEFNLTYLFIAHDLSMVKYISNRIGVMYRGKLVELADSDELYYHALHPYTKSLLSAVPQPDPIHERNRKRIPYDHADFTGNESMHEIVPGHYVYCSPEEAEQYKANYK from the coding sequence ATGACTAAGCAAGAAAAACCTCTCTTAGAAGTTCATCACTTAAAACAATATTTTAATGTGGGACAAAAGAATGAAGTGCGTGGTGTCGATGATATTTCCTTCGACATTTATGAAGGGGAAACATTTGGTCTGGTTGGCGAATCGGGTTCCGGTAAGACCACAACTGGACGGGCCATCATGCGCTTATACCAACCAACTGATGGGGAGATTCTCTTTGAAGGCAAGGATATTGCGGCCATTAAGAAGCGCCAAGATGAATTAGCCTTTAGAAAAGACATTCAAATGATTTTCCAAGATCCTTATGCTTCCTTGAATCCGCGGATGAAGGTTGAAGATATCATTGCGGAAGGTTTGGAAATTCACAAAATCTGTAATAGTGAAGCGGAAGCAAAGGAAAGAGTCAAGCAATTACTTGAAGTGGTTGGTTTGAAAGCTGACCATGCTTCCCGCTATCCTCACGAATTCTCTGGAGGTCAACGGCAACGGATCGGTATTGCCCGTGCCTTAGCGGTCAACCCTAAAATGATTATTGCTGACGAACCCATTTCAGCCTTGGACGTTTCCATCCAGGCCCAAGTGGTTAACTTGATGCAACGTCTGCAAAAAGAGTTTAACTTAACCTATCTCTTTATTGCCCACGACTTGTCTATGGTGAAATACATCTCTAACCGGATTGGGGTTATGTACCGAGGTAAGTTAGTCGAGTTAGCAGATTCTGATGAACTCTACTACCATGCCTTACACCCTTATACCAAGAGTCTATTATCAGCCGTACCACAACCGGATCCTATTCATGAACGTAACCGGAAACGGATCCCATATGACCACGCGGACTTTACCGGCAATGAAAGCATGCATGAAATTGTCCCAGGTCACTACGTTTACTGTAGCCCTGAAGAAGCTGAACAATATAAAGCTAACTACAAATAA